From Deferrivibrio essentukiensis, one genomic window encodes:
- a CDS encoding sensor domain-containing diguanylate cyclase, translated as MKKILSELNFEEIFYKSPYPMALVDPQDFRIIEVNSAAIEFYGYTYKELLKLNALDITKIPFDEQKNRVDFITTKGEVKFLKHYLKDGSIKYVKVYGSIIKIKNKDYYFVTIHDVSDEYYAFEKISQLNEKLNIFVKNSYSYEFFEDKIENKFYFSDNFYEISKKRPDEYNNSHELLLDIAHKDFKEILKNHMCEVCSDSYRVLPIEIKVITKDNKELWILHICKPVLNSKNECVGVRGSNINITPRKELEFNLKQYLKYLNTAQSVSKTGSWHINIKKNVLWWSDEIFKIFGLPKETKVSLELFFERIHPDDREFVAHAWRNALEGKVYDIEHRIIVGNTIKWINEKAEIVRNDNNEPIEAIGTARDITSEKRLIDEIKKENRLIELLFDLLPGFLWLIDKDMIIRKQNKNAAERFGSKLGEKCYESIFCGQFISKQQRYILPNDLSFTDIKCDFCLASESLEQKTEFSIEIEDSHNGKFYKAWWIPINEVEFIHYMIDITEQKESEDYFREMSMKDYLTKVYNRRYFSERFESELELAKRANRTFSLVIFDIDHFKQVNDTYGHNVGDTVLKRISELVKNRLRKVDVFARWGGEEFIILLPETKLNSAINLAENLRKMIEEAQILDDRKVTVSFGVTEYKNGDTVDSVVKRADDMLYKAKSSGRNRVEWE; from the coding sequence ATGAAAAAAATATTATCTGAACTAAATTTTGAGGAAATCTTTTATAAAAGCCCTTATCCTATGGCATTAGTGGACCCTCAGGATTTTAGAATAATAGAAGTCAATAGTGCTGCTATTGAATTTTATGGATACACTTATAAGGAGCTCTTAAAGCTAAATGCATTAGATATTACAAAAATCCCATTTGATGAGCAAAAAAATCGTGTAGATTTTATTACAACAAAAGGTGAAGTTAAATTTTTAAAACATTACCTTAAAGATGGATCAATAAAATATGTTAAAGTGTATGGAAGTATAATTAAAATTAAAAATAAAGATTACTATTTTGTTACAATACATGATGTTTCTGATGAATATTATGCCTTTGAAAAGATAAGTCAATTAAATGAAAAACTAAATATTTTTGTAAAAAACTCGTATAGCTATGAGTTTTTTGAAGATAAAATTGAAAATAAATTTTATTTTTCTGATAATTTTTATGAAATTTCTAAAAAAAGACCTGATGAATATAATAACTCTCACGAATTATTGTTGGATATTGCACATAAAGACTTTAAGGAAATTTTAAAAAACCATATGTGCGAAGTCTGCTCTGATAGTTATCGTGTATTACCCATTGAGATTAAGGTCATAACTAAAGATAACAAAGAATTGTGGATTTTACATATTTGTAAACCTGTTTTGAACAGTAAAAATGAGTGCGTGGGTGTCAGGGGGAGCAATATAAATATTACTCCAAGGAAAGAGTTGGAGTTTAATCTAAAGCAATATCTAAAGTATTTAAATACTGCACAATCTGTTTCAAAAACAGGCAGTTGGCACATAAATATTAAAAAAAATGTTTTATGGTGGTCGGATGAAATATTTAAAATATTTGGATTACCAAAAGAAACGAAGGTAAGTTTGGAGCTGTTTTTTGAGCGTATTCATCCTGACGATAGAGAATTTGTAGCACATGCATGGAGAAATGCGCTTGAAGGCAAAGTGTATGATATTGAGCACAGAATAATTGTTGGCAATACAATAAAGTGGATAAATGAAAAAGCTGAGATAGTAAGAAATGATAATAATGAGCCTATTGAGGCAATTGGGACGGCGAGAGATATTACTTCCGAAAAAAGATTAATAGATGAGATAAAAAAAGAAAACAGATTAATAGAATTACTTTTTGATCTTCTTCCAGGATTTTTATGGCTTATTGATAAAGATATGATTATTCGCAAACAAAACAAAAATGCAGCGGAAAGATTTGGCAGCAAGTTAGGCGAAAAGTGCTATGAAAGTATATTTTGCGGGCAATTTATATCCAAACAACAAAGATATATTCTTCCAAATGATTTGAGTTTTACAGATATAAAATGTGATTTTTGTTTGGCATCTGAATCTTTAGAGCAAAAAACTGAATTTAGTATTGAGATAGAAGATAGTCACAATGGAAAATTTTATAAAGCATGGTGGATACCTATTAATGAGGTTGAGTTTATTCACTATATGATTGACATTACCGAGCAAAAAGAATCTGAAGATTATTTTAGGGAAATGTCAATGAAAGACTATCTGACAAAAGTTTATAATAGGCGCTATTTTAGTGAAAGATTTGAAAGTGAGCTTGAGCTTGCTAAAAGGGCAAATCGCACATTTTCTTTAGTTATTTTTGATATTGACCATTTTAAACAGGTTAATGATACCTATGGTCATAATGTAGGGGATACAGTCTTAAAAAGGATTAGCGAGCTTGTAAAAAACAGATTAAGAAAAGTGGATGTGTTTGCAAGGTGGGGTGGAGAAGAATTTATAATACTTTTGCCTGAAACAAAGCTCAATAGTGCTATAAATTTGGCTGAAAATTTAAGGAAAATGATAGAGGAAGCCCAAATATTGGATGATAGAAAAGTAACCGTTAGTTTTGGTGTTACAGAATATAAAAATGGAGATACGGTTGATTCTGTCGTAAAGCGTGCTGATGATATGCTGTACAAAGCAAAGAGTTCGGGGAGAAATAGGGTTGAGTGGGAATAA
- a CDS encoding methyl-accepting chemotaxis protein: MNLKLKISLVISAVIFLCFGVLFAITASISKKVAINSQVERARNIVVTAEGVREFMSEKWNAGIYDFEELKKDVNKFLYAVPVVSSIKILKNKSEELGVGFKVPKISPRNKDNTPDETEINILEELKSKDSGSGQTPEKVLVDDKSGFIRYFKAVRLSKECEWCHGDPADSVKYWGNSDGIDPTGVKMEGWKAGEVHGAFEIMIPLKPIYAAINKNLLKDFVVLIIVVLLVTFLIFYLNDKFIFKRLNAVNLALGEIAKGDFSKMVEDKNYTDEVGTVAASVNRMVEDIKNVLMVVAESVDSLASTSAELSSNAEMIAAGAQEQSEQTATTASAVEEVNATVNEVAQNAANVARSANEAKESVIKGHSVVEETKEMMESIARTVQQTADTVRTLGESSEQIGQIIQVIDEIADQTNLLALNAAIEAARAGEHGRGFAVVADEVRKLAEKTVKATKEIADMVQMIQADTGGAVASMSEGVEQVEIGKEKAEEAKVALDTIKVNVENVSFEVENIARATDEQAKATEMMASAVESISKVSAENSLAAAESAQAVEMLSKLASDLQTQISRFKIK; the protein is encoded by the coding sequence ATGAATTTAAAACTAAAAATTTCTCTTGTGATAAGTGCTGTAATATTTTTATGTTTTGGTGTTTTATTTGCGATTACGGCATCCATTTCCAAAAAGGTTGCTATAAATTCTCAAGTGGAAAGAGCAAGAAATATTGTTGTTACCGCTGAGGGTGTAAGAGAATTTATGAGTGAAAAGTGGAATGCAGGTATTTATGATTTTGAAGAATTAAAAAAGGATGTTAATAAATTTTTATACGCAGTCCCGGTTGTCAGCTCTATTAAGATTTTAAAAAATAAGTCAGAAGAGCTTGGGGTTGGATTCAAAGTTCCTAAGATTTCTCCAAGAAATAAAGATAACACACCGGATGAAACTGAAATTAACATTTTGGAAGAATTAAAGTCTAAAGACTCTGGAAGTGGTCAGACACCTGAAAAAGTTTTGGTTGATGATAAAAGTGGGTTTATCAGGTATTTCAAGGCGGTAAGACTTTCAAAAGAGTGCGAATGGTGTCATGGTGATCCTGCGGACTCTGTGAAGTATTGGGGTAACTCAGATGGAATTGACCCCACAGGCGTAAAGATGGAGGGGTGGAAAGCAGGTGAAGTTCATGGTGCTTTTGAAATTATGATTCCTCTAAAACCGATATATGCAGCCATTAATAAGAACCTTTTAAAGGATTTTGTTGTTCTTATAATAGTAGTATTATTAGTTACTTTTTTAATTTTTTACTTAAATGATAAATTCATTTTCAAAAGGCTTAATGCCGTAAATCTTGCTCTAGGTGAGATTGCAAAAGGTGATTTCAGTAAAATGGTTGAAGATAAAAATTATACAGATGAGGTTGGAACAGTTGCTGCCTCAGTAAATCGGATGGTTGAAGATATTAAAAATGTGTTGATGGTTGTCGCTGAATCGGTCGATTCCCTTGCTTCAACTTCTGCAGAGCTTTCAAGTAATGCTGAGATGATTGCTGCCGGTGCACAGGAGCAATCTGAACAGACAGCTACAACTGCAAGTGCAGTAGAGGAGGTAAACGCAACAGTTAATGAAGTAGCTCAAAATGCTGCGAATGTGGCAAGAAGCGCTAATGAGGCTAAAGAATCTGTTATTAAAGGGCACTCAGTTGTAGAGGAAACAAAAGAGATGATGGAAAGTATAGCAAGGACAGTTCAACAGACAGCTGATACTGTCAGGACACTTGGGGAGTCAAGCGAGCAAATAGGCCAAATAATACAGGTAATTGATGAGATAGCTGACCAGACTAATCTACTTGCTTTAAATGCTGCGATAGAGGCGGCAAGGGCAGGGGAGCATGGACGCGGATTTGCAGTAGTGGCTGATGAGGTAAGAAAATTAGCTGAAAAAACTGTCAAAGCAACAAAAGAGATTGCTGATATGGTGCAGATGATTCAGGCCGATACAGGTGGTGCTGTGGCAAGCATGTCTGAAGGTGTGGAGCAGGTTGAGATTGGGAAAGAGAAGGCTGAAGAGGCAAAAGTTGCCCTTGATACTATAAAAGTTAATGTGGAAAATGTATCTTTTGAGGTTGAGAATATTGCAAGAGCTACAGATGAACAGGCAAAAGCAACCGAAATGATGGCAAGTGCTGTTGAGAGTATTTCTAAGGTAAGCGCTGAAAATTCTTTAGCTGCTGCTGAATCTGCCCAGGCTGTAGAGATGCTTTCTAAACTTGCAAGTGACTTACAAACACAAATAAGTAGATTTAAAATTAAATAA
- the prfB gene encoding peptide chain release factor 2: protein MIVEELIGRFNKLNEKFELFIPVVKEDKLIEEIEKVDKLSVEDPDFWNKRESKTLLKEQSIKKKFLEEYRYIKQLIEDCKVMVELIDAGEEGAEGELNNILDELEKRVTDFELRLILNSENDSNNAIVTIHSGAGGTEANDWANMLFRMYTMWVEKKNFKYEVLDLIPGDEVGIKSVTFNIIGDYAYGYMKGETGVHRLVRLSPFDANNKRHTSFASVFVLPEIDDDIEVNVVESDLKIDTFRASGAGGQHVNTTDSAVRITHLPTGIVVSCQNERSQHKNKAHAMKILKAKLYELEIEKRNKEKNELENSKSEIGWGNQIRSYVMHPYKMVKDLRTRYETGNVDAVMDGGLDEFIKSYLFFVAGIKTDGV, encoded by the coding sequence ATGATTGTTGAAGAACTGATTGGCAGATTTAATAAATTAAATGAAAAGTTTGAGCTCTTTATCCCTGTGGTAAAAGAAGATAAGCTGATTGAGGAGATCGAAAAGGTTGATAAATTATCCGTTGAAGACCCTGATTTCTGGAATAAAAGGGAATCTAAAACTCTTTTAAAAGAACAATCAATAAAAAAGAAATTTTTAGAAGAGTATAGGTATATAAAACAGTTAATAGAAGATTGTAAAGTAATGGTTGAGCTAATTGATGCTGGTGAAGAGGGCGCTGAAGGTGAATTGAATAATATTCTTGATGAGCTTGAAAAGAGAGTTACTGACTTTGAACTGAGACTTATACTAAACAGTGAAAATGACAGTAATAATGCAATTGTTACTATTCATTCCGGTGCCGGTGGGACTGAGGCTAATGACTGGGCTAATATGCTTTTTAGAATGTACACCATGTGGGTTGAAAAAAAGAATTTTAAATATGAAGTGCTTGATTTGATTCCGGGCGATGAAGTCGGAATAAAGTCGGTTACTTTTAATATAATTGGTGACTATGCTTACGGTTATATGAAAGGGGAGACAGGTGTTCACAGGCTTGTTAGGCTATCACCCTTTGATGCAAATAATAAAAGACACACTTCATTTGCTTCTGTCTTTGTACTGCCTGAAATTGATGATGATATTGAGGTTAATGTAGTAGAGTCGGATTTGAAAATTGATACATTCAGAGCAAGTGGTGCCGGTGGACAGCATGTCAACACTACAGATTCGGCTGTCAGGATTACTCATTTACCTACCGGAATAGTTGTCAGCTGCCAAAACGAGAGAAGTCAGCACAAGAATAAAGCTCATGCTATGAAGATATTAAAGGCAAAATTATATGAACTTGAAATCGAAAAACGTAACAAAGAAAAAAATGAGTTAGAAAACAGCAAATCTGAAATAGGTTGGGGAAATCAGATAAGGTCTTATGTTATGCATCCATATAAAATGGTAAAAGACTTGAGGACGAGATATGAAACAGGAAACGTTGATGCGGTTATGGATGGTGGATTAGACGAATTTATAAAGTCTTACTTATTCTTTGTTGCTGGAATTAAAACTGATGGTGTATAA
- a CDS encoding TRAP transporter substrate-binding protein — protein MKFLKLSALVAVATLLMIQPLFAAKPIKVKFSHVVAVETPKGKAAEYLKKLLEEKSNGRFQVEVYPNASLYDDREAVEALKMGAIQLACPSFSKFTGFVPQLQLFDLPFLFLSDKQLHSYMDGEWGQKILAQMEKKGLVGLAFWDNGFKVISNNVRPIIKPEDMDGIKFRIMSSKVLEEQFKVAGGIPHVLPFSEVYSALQQGVVDGAENPWSNFYTQKFYEVQKYVTVSYHGYLGYMLVTSKLFMKQLPDDLKKIFVDSVKEATEYERKLAKELDEYYYNKVKELNKLEIYELSEAEKKVWQETMKKIYPEFYEVVGKEYIDAALSIK, from the coding sequence ATGAAATTTTTAAAGTTATCAGCTTTAGTAGCTGTAGCTACATTACTAATGATTCAACCACTTTTTGCTGCAAAACCTATTAAGGTTAAATTTAGTCACGTTGTTGCAGTTGAAACACCAAAAGGAAAAGCTGCAGAATATTTAAAGAAACTTCTTGAAGAAAAATCAAACGGTAGGTTTCAGGTTGAAGTTTACCCTAACGCATCACTTTACGACGACAGAGAAGCAGTTGAAGCACTAAAAATGGGTGCAATTCAGCTTGCTTGCCCAAGCTTTTCAAAGTTTACCGGATTTGTTCCACAGCTTCAACTTTTTGATTTACCTTTCCTTTTCTTGTCTGACAAGCAACTTCACAGCTATATGGACGGTGAATGGGGTCAAAAGATATTGGCACAGATGGAGAAAAAAGGGCTTGTTGGTCTTGCTTTCTGGGATAATGGATTTAAAGTTATATCAAACAATGTTAGACCAATCATCAAACCTGAAGATATGGATGGTATCAAATTCAGGATTATGTCTTCTAAAGTGTTAGAAGAGCAGTTTAAAGTGGCTGGTGGTATACCTCATGTGTTGCCATTTTCAGAAGTTTACTCTGCATTGCAGCAGGGGGTAGTTGATGGCGCTGAAAATCCATGGTCAAATTTTTATACTCAAAAATTTTATGAAGTTCAGAAATATGTGACAGTTAGCTATCATGGTTACTTAGGTTATATGCTTGTTACAAGTAAACTTTTTATGAAACAGCTTCCTGATGATTTGAAAAAGATATTTGTTGATTCCGTAAAAGAAGCAACAGAATATGAAAGAAAGTTAGCAAAAGAGCTTGATGAATATTACTACAATAAAGTGAAAGAATTAAACAAGCTTGAAATTTATGAGCTTTCTGAAGCAGAAAAGAAAGTATGGCAAGAAACAATGAAAAAGATTTATCCTGAATTTTACGAAGTGGTTGGAAAAGAGTATATTGACGCTGCTCTTTCAATCAAATAA
- a CDS encoding transporter substrate-binding domain-containing protein: MKVIIWVILSILFFFSQGFSDNLNICYSEYKPFVYKDNLGNLKGFDVDLISGFCSQNKYDCSFVSYSFSQLLKNVEEKQCDVAIGSIYVTAKRKELGLFTSPYLNSGLVAVVKNEFDSSYESLMDKTVGVKLNSTGNILADKMALDNKHLSVKIYKSTYDSFMALQSGDVNWVINDYYNSLDIIYSFFRGEFKILTLNNKPLFLEKSEIAFYLPVSQKKLLEKINIYIDRLQKNGEMDILIHRWFYITKPITIKEYLINTIILTSSLLIGVFFILISIVLKVKNTRLKSYNAFLESSLDLPLMAIIAFDYNGKIIFWNKGAEKLIGFKEGEISNLGELLLGKNEFIKLTTPCNTKINVKTKNKEKSFYVSVFNVKFNDADFILFGLDITETMEAISTSLLYENMYYSIIENSPNGVMLIEDEKVYLNKTSQEWFSLFDKYISVNELPANIKDILDKFKESGEKKKVYSESSQLIENKIIDANLIKLKIEDNLFYLIILIDFTEKYQHQKFIEIVQKDEALTNVVSSVVHDVNNLLGIIINYASILQLKKMYDESSAIKIIEVAEQCAQFLKSLNNISKTSEEKKVVEIDGFLLSKYDFLKQIVRPKVDLKIEIISKGGKLLANEQKLFQVILNLVINSKDAIQNNGQIIIRKSFQKNMLHIEVEDNGEGIPEEMADKIFNKFFTTKENLGTGLGLYATKIFVEEIGGNISFKSKRGAGTIFYLDFEAIE, from the coding sequence ATGAAAGTAATTATATGGGTTATTTTGTCAATTTTGTTCTTTTTTTCTCAAGGATTTTCAGATAATTTAAACATTTGTTATTCAGAATATAAGCCATTTGTATATAAAGATAATTTAGGTAACTTGAAAGGTTTTGATGTTGACTTGATAAGTGGTTTTTGCAGTCAAAATAAATATGATTGCAGTTTTGTTAGTTATAGTTTTAGTCAATTATTAAAAAATGTCGAAGAAAAGCAATGTGATGTAGCTATCGGCTCTATTTATGTAACAGCTAAAAGAAAAGAGTTAGGTTTATTTACAAGTCCATACCTTAATTCTGGATTAGTGGCTGTAGTAAAGAATGAGTTTGATAGCTCGTATGAAAGCCTTATGGATAAAACGGTTGGTGTTAAGCTAAACTCAACTGGCAATATATTGGCTGACAAGATGGCTTTAGATAACAAACATCTATCTGTTAAAATTTATAAATCTACTTATGATTCATTTATGGCTCTTCAAAGTGGTGATGTAAACTGGGTAATAAATGATTATTACAACAGTCTTGATATAATATATTCTTTTTTTCGCGGCGAATTTAAGATTCTCACTCTTAATAATAAACCTTTGTTTCTTGAAAAGTCTGAAATAGCTTTTTACTTGCCAGTCTCTCAAAAAAAACTTTTAGAGAAAATTAACATATATATAGATAGGTTACAAAAAAATGGTGAAATGGATATCTTGATTCACAGATGGTTTTACATCACAAAGCCTATAACTATTAAAGAGTACTTAATTAATACTATTATTCTGACTTCATCGCTTTTAATAGGTGTGTTTTTCATTTTAATATCTATTGTTTTAAAAGTGAAAAATACAAGACTAAAATCTTATAATGCCTTTCTCGAGTCATCCCTGGATTTGCCTCTTATGGCAATCATTGCATTTGATTATAATGGTAAAATTATCTTTTGGAATAAAGGTGCTGAAAAGTTAATAGGTTTTAAAGAAGGTGAAATATCTAATTTAGGTGAATTATTGTTGGGAAAAAATGAGTTTATCAAGCTTACAACACCTTGCAATACTAAAATAAATGTAAAAACTAAGAATAAGGAAAAGAGTTTTTACGTAAGTGTATTTAATGTAAAATTTAATGATGCAGATTTTATTCTGTTTGGTCTTGATATAACTGAAACCATGGAAGCTATTAGCACAAGTTTGCTTTATGAAAATATGTACTACTCTATTATCGAGAATTCTCCTAATGGTGTAATGTTAATTGAGGATGAGAAGGTATATTTGAATAAAACATCACAAGAGTGGTTCTCTTTATTTGATAAATACATTAGTGTAAATGAGTTACCCGCTAATATTAAAGACATTTTGGACAAGTTCAAAGAGTCAGGAGAGAAAAAAAAGGTTTACTCAGAATCAAGCCAACTAATTGAAAACAAAATAATCGATGCTAACCTTATAAAGCTTAAAATAGAAGATAATTTATTTTATCTGATCATACTTATCGATTTTACTGAAAAATATCAGCATCAAAAATTTATTGAAATAGTTCAAAAAGATGAAGCTTTGACTAATGTTGTCAGCAGTGTTGTACATGATGTAAATAATTTATTAGGGATAATAATTAACTATGCATCAATTCTTCAATTAAAAAAAATGTATGATGAGTCAAGTGCTATTAAGATAATAGAAGTAGCGGAGCAATGTGCACAATTTTTAAAATCATTAAATAATATTTCTAAAACTTCAGAGGAGAAAAAGGTTGTTGAAATTGATGGATTTTTGCTGAGTAAATATGATTTTCTTAAACAAATAGTTAGACCAAAGGTTGATTTGAAAATTGAAATTATTTCTAAAGGTGGTAAATTGCTTGCTAATGAACAAAAACTGTTTCAAGTTATTCTAAATCTTGTGATAAATAGCAAAGATGCTATTCAAAATAATGGACAAATTATTATTAGGAAATCATTTCAAAAAAATATGCTGCATATAGAAGTAGAGGATAATGGTGAGGGTATTCCTGAGGAAATGGCAGATAAAATATTTAATAAGTTTTTTACTACAAAAGAGAATTTAGGTACTGGACTTGGATTGTATGCTACCAAAATATTTGTAGAAGAGATAGGTGGAAACATAAGCTTTAAATCTAAGAGAGGGGCAGGGACAATTTTCTATCTTGATTTCGAGGCTATTGAGTAA
- a CDS encoding RsmE family RNA methyltransferase has translation MEGIKRFYWDNKFDERIEIKGEILNHIKVLRLKVQDRIVLQNEFNIGLYEIESLNKKNTLLKRISIKNSTRPNYRLIACISLMKREYMDNSIEKLAEIGVTEIIPIITERSLRQLNSETMLRYQKKAIFGSLQAENNFITKVMPARELKDLIFNDCEKILFYERADKQFPNVSSTDVVFFIGPEGGLSMDEVNYLNKIGFKICSPFKSVLKGETAAVVFAGLLRSEIEKLSL, from the coding sequence ATGGAAGGTATAAAGAGATTTTATTGGGATAATAAATTTGATGAACGGATAGAAATAAAAGGGGAAATACTCAATCATATAAAAGTCTTAAGACTCAAGGTGCAAGACAGGATTGTTCTGCAAAATGAGTTTAACATCGGCTTGTACGAGATAGAATCTTTAAACAAAAAAAACACTTTATTAAAACGAATAAGCATAAAAAACTCAACAAGACCAAATTATAGACTAATCGCTTGTATATCTCTGATGAAAAGGGAATATATGGATAACTCAATAGAAAAATTGGCAGAGATTGGCGTAACTGAGATTATTCCCATAATAACAGAAAGAAGTTTGAGACAATTAAATAGCGAAACAATGTTAAGGTATCAAAAAAAAGCAATATTTGGCTCATTACAGGCTGAAAATAATTTCATTACAAAAGTAATGCCAGCAAGAGAGTTGAAAGATTTGATATTTAACGACTGTGAAAAAATATTATTTTACGAAAGAGCTGACAAACAATTTCCTAATGTTTCGTCTACTGATGTGGTATTTTTTATCGGCCCTGAAGGTGGACTATCTATGGATGAAGTCAATTATTTAAATAAGATTGGATTTAAAATATGCTCACCTTTTAAATCTGTTTTAAAGGGTGAAACAGCGGCAGTAGTGTTTGCGGGGCTTTTGAGGAGTGAGATTGAGAAACTTTCACTTTAA
- a CDS encoding 50S ribosomal protein L11 methyltransferase has product MYEYRLKIITDELEASLKLLDIDIIEEDIYSQKEYIFYSDKKLSDLLESMNLDFVENNVDNLGWQEKWKEYLKPGLLTENVKYIFDEKDKVEGKKSILINPSLAFGTGNHPTTKIAAMLLEELSCGKIILDVGCGSGILSILASISGSVAVYGFDVDKVALSNTSENIALNKCDNIYVWAGGIDSIKQNITFDVVCANIISSVLLNIKDKLFSHAEKYLIVSGILINEKDNFLEKFRNNKFNVLKQMEMDNWFGAVFERVNF; this is encoded by the coding sequence ATGTATGAATACAGACTTAAAATTATTACAGATGAGCTTGAAGCTTCATTAAAATTATTGGATATCGATATTATTGAAGAGGATATTTATTCTCAAAAAGAATATATTTTCTATTCTGACAAGAAGCTTTCAGATTTATTAGAATCAATGAATCTTGATTTTGTAGAGAATAACGTTGATAATTTGGGTTGGCAGGAAAAATGGAAGGAATATTTAAAGCCCGGACTGCTGACAGAGAATGTAAAATATATTTTTGATGAAAAGGATAAAGTTGAGGGAAAAAAAAGTATTTTAATAAATCCTTCCCTTGCCTTTGGAACTGGTAATCACCCTACGACAAAGATTGCTGCAATGCTTCTTGAGGAGCTATCTTGCGGTAAAATTATCCTTGATGTAGGTTGTGGAAGCGGGATTCTCTCTATACTTGCAAGTATTTCAGGCTCAGTCGCGGTATATGGTTTTGATGTGGATAAAGTAGCCCTTAGTAATACTTCCGAAAATATAGCTTTGAACAAGTGTGATAATATTTATGTTTGGGCAGGTGGAATTGACAGTATTAAGCAAAATATTACTTTTGATGTAGTATGTGCCAATATTATATCAAGTGTGCTGCTAAATATCAAAGATAAGCTGTTTAGTCATGCAGAAAAATATCTTATTGTTTCCGGAATATTAATTAATGAAAAAGATAATTTCCTTGAAAAGTTTAGAAATAATAAGTTTAATGTGTTAAAACAAATGGAAATGGATAACTGGTTTGGAGCTGTTTTTGAAAGGGTGAATTTTTGA
- the tadA gene encoding tRNA adenosine(34) deaminase TadA: MRNFHFNLWDKEYMQIALNYAKKAFDNGDVPVGAIVVKDDKIIGNGFNIKEKTKDPTQHAEIVAMREAANVIGDWRLNDCTLYSTLEPCIMCAGAILHFRINRVVFGVAEPKFGGVITKANLFDINTLNHKVDYAYGIYEEEIKSIMRLFFKIRRSMNNK; the protein is encoded by the coding sequence TTGAGAAACTTTCACTTTAATTTATGGGACAAAGAATATATGCAAATTGCACTTAATTATGCAAAAAAGGCTTTTGATAATGGTGATGTACCTGTCGGGGCTATAGTTGTAAAAGATGATAAAATTATAGGCAATGGCTTCAATATAAAAGAGAAGACAAAAGATCCTACTCAACATGCTGAGATTGTGGCAATGAGAGAGGCCGCAAATGTTATAGGGGACTGGAGATTAAACGATTGCACTTTATATTCAACATTAGAGCCTTGTATTATGTGTGCAGGTGCTATTTTGCATTTTAGAATAAACAGAGTTGTTTTTGGAGTGGCTGAGCCTAAATTTGGTGGGGTAATAACAAAGGCTAATCTATTTGATATAAATACGTTAAATCATAAAGTAGATTATGCTTACGGCATTTATGAAGAAGAAATAAAAAGCATTATGAGGTTGTTTTTTAAAATAAGAAGAAGTATGAATAATAAGTAA
- a CDS encoding N-acetyltransferase: protein MIRSAKIPDVKEIQNLVNFHAKKGEMLTLSLSEIYERIFEFDVYEENSQILGCCALHPSWEDLAEIRSLAVKEDFIGKGIGKQLVENALKRAKDLGIKKVFALTYKLEFFKKLGFYEISKDGLPRKIWSDCLKCPLFPDCDEIAVMIEL from the coding sequence ATGATTAGAAGTGCTAAAATACCTGATGTTAAAGAGATACAAAATCTTGTAAATTTTCATGCTAAAAAGGGTGAAATGTTAACTTTGAGCTTGAGTGAAATTTACGAGAGAATATTTGAGTTTGATGTGTATGAGGAAAACTCTCAAATATTGGGGTGTTGTGCACTTCATCCTTCATGGGAGGATTTAGCTGAAATTAGGTCATTGGCTGTAAAAGAAGATTTTATTGGTAAAGGTATTGGTAAACAGTTAGTAGAAAATGCATTAAAAAGGGCAAAGGATTTGGGTATTAAAAAGGTTTTTGCTCTTACTTACAAACTTGAATTTTTTAAAAAACTTGGGTTTTATGAGATCTCAAAAGATGGACTTCCGAGAAAGATATGGTCAGATTGCCTTAAGTGTCCGTTATTCCCTGATTGTGACGAAATTGCCGTAATGATTGAATTGTAG